The DNA segment CGTCTCGCACTCATGAATGGTTCATCAGGCCTGCGGCAAGTTACCAGTTCAACAAGATGGCCAGTTTGAGCTCCTACATTGAGTATCGTCAGATTCACGAAAAGCTTGATGACGAAACGGCTCACCTTCGTCAGATCTTGCAGTTTGAATTGGCTCTGTTGCTGAAGTTCAATTAGCTGCAGCATTAAAGAAAAAGCCTCCCGATGGGAGGCTTTTCTCGTAATTCGTAAATCGTAACTCGTAATTATTTAATAATGCCCACGTCGCTGTGCTTAACGAAACCCTTGACTTTTTCTCCGAGGCGGATTTCCACGAATGCGCCCTGCTGGGAAAGAACTTCAAAGGAGGTTCCTTCGGAAAGGGTGTTCAATGTTTGGGCCTTGTTGTCGGGGGCGCTGGTGACGTCGGCGTCGGCTGCGGTGACGACGCCAGTAACTTCTGTTTCTGCGAGGAATACCTTGTAGCCTGCGCTTACGACGATGACGCTTGCGACTGCCGTCAGTGCGAAGATGATTCCCATAAACACGTTCTTGCGTTTTTCACTGAGGCTTACGCGGTTACCGACTGCGGCGAGTACGATAAGCCAGAAGATGCCGAGGATGACGAACAGTTGGACTTTCAGGGAAAGTGCGTGGTGAGCCTTGTACAAACCTGCCAGAAGGGGATTTTCCTCGTCGTCCTCGTCAACCTTGTCCTTGGTCATTGCCTGGGCGTAGGCAAGATTGTGTTGGATGTCGCTATCGTTAGGATTGAGGCGAAGGGCTGATTTGTAATAGAAAATGGCGAAACCCAGTTTTGCGTTTCTAAAGTAGGCGTTGCCCAAATTGTAATAAAGATCTGCATCCTGGATGCCGTTGTCGACACAGGAACGCCATTCGTCGATGGCTCGTTCGTAGTCCTTTT comes from the Fibrobacter sp. genome and includes:
- a CDS encoding tetratricopeptide repeat protein, which produces MKNLIKAFAVSATLLFAQSALAANACPGIEAGTKAYNEKDYERAIDEWRSCVDNGIQDADLYYNLGNAYFRNAKLGFAIFYYKSALRLNPNDSDIQHNLAYAQAMTKDKVDEDDEENPLLAGLYKAHHALSLKVQLFVILGIFWLIVLAAVGNRVSLSEKRKNVFMGIIFALTAVASVIVVSAGYKVFLAETEVTGVVTAADADVTSAPDNKAQTLNTLSEGTSFEVLSQQGAFVEIRLGEKVKGFVKHSDVGIIK